The region AAGGGTGTCAGCAGATTCTTGCATACATTAAACGAGTCCAACAGCGGGTTAATCCAAAACTGAAACTATTGGGAATCGTCATCAATCGCTTCAATACCAGACGGGGAATGGAGAATCTCTATCATAAAATCCTATACCAGACCTTCAACAGCCGCATGTTCCAAACGGTGTTCCGGGATAACGTTCCTTATGTAGAAGC is a window of candidate division KSB1 bacterium DNA encoding:
- a CDS encoding ParA family protein, which gives rise to GCQQILAYIKRVQQRVNPKLKLLGIVINRFNTRRGMENLYHKILYQTFNSRMFQTVFRDNVPYVEAVTAKLPITRYQPKSVQADVCRKFTQEVINRVQE